The following proteins are co-located in the Deinococcus sp. KNUC1210 genome:
- a CDS encoding PLP-dependent aminotransferase family protein: METQRWSALLAHWSGGRGPRYVQLSQALQGCIENGQVGSAEQLPSERHLADLLNLSRSTVVAAYEHLASEGWVSRRQGSGTHVSPTAPRQAKVLALRSPLRTGQQTPGELDLTIAVPTLTPVQQTRLQRASEGAFSESVYHPLGLSELRAMLAQLYSRGGLPTRPEQIIVTTGAQQAISIIASTFLKRGDCALLETPTYFGAIDVFRAAGARLLGIPVTAQGVRPADFEQQLAAGPRLAFLTPTFQNPTGTVLPTGSRERLAGLIERAQLPTIEDETLIDLGLSATKLPPSLAQFAPCAPIISVGSLSKLFWAGLRVGWMRVPTTLAAPLIQSKTLCDFGSSMPSQMIALNLLQDLPMLRAERRSTVLPARDLLVKLLREQLPEWRFEVPGGGQFLWAELPTRNASGFTHAARRQGVRLFPGASMGVTDLPDSYLRLPFSVPPEYLPEAVERLAVAWHSFRERGAGERLA; encoded by the coding sequence ATGGAAACTCAGCGCTGGTCGGCCCTGCTCGCGCACTGGAGCGGTGGGCGTGGGCCGCGCTACGTGCAGCTGTCCCAGGCGCTTCAGGGCTGCATCGAAAACGGACAGGTGGGCAGTGCCGAGCAGTTGCCCTCCGAGCGGCATCTGGCCGATCTGCTGAATCTCAGCCGCAGCACGGTGGTGGCGGCCTACGAACATCTGGCGTCGGAAGGCTGGGTCAGTCGGCGGCAGGGCAGCGGCACGCACGTTTCGCCCACCGCGCCCCGACAGGCCAAAGTGTTGGCCCTGCGAAGCCCGCTGCGAACCGGACAGCAGACACCCGGCGAACTCGATCTGACCATCGCCGTCCCGACCCTGACGCCCGTGCAGCAGACACGGCTCCAGCGGGCCAGCGAGGGAGCCTTCAGCGAGTCGGTGTATCACCCGCTGGGTCTGTCTGAGCTGCGGGCGATGCTGGCGCAGCTCTACAGCCGGGGCGGGCTGCCCACCAGACCCGAACAGATCATCGTGACCACCGGGGCACAGCAGGCCATCTCGATCATCGCCAGCACCTTTCTGAAGCGCGGCGACTGTGCGCTGCTGGAAACCCCCACCTACTTCGGGGCCATCGACGTCTTTCGGGCGGCGGGTGCCCGTCTGCTGGGGATTCCGGTCACGGCTCAGGGCGTCAGGCCCGCCGACTTCGAGCAGCAACTCGCGGCGGGGCCAAGACTGGCCTTCCTGACGCCGACCTTCCAGAATCCCACCGGTACGGTGTTGCCCACCGGCAGCCGCGAACGTCTGGCGGGGCTGATCGAACGGGCGCAGCTTCCGACCATCGAGGATGAAACGCTGATCGATCTGGGCCTCAGCGCCACGAAGCTTCCGCCGAGTCTGGCCCAGTTCGCCCCGTGTGCACCGATCATCAGTGTCGGCTCGCTGAGCAAGCTGTTCTGGGCGGGCCTGCGGGTCGGCTGGATGCGGGTGCCCACCACACTGGCCGCGCCGCTCATCCAGTCCAAGACCCTGTGCGATTTCGGCTCGTCGATGCCCAGCCAGATGATCGCGCTGAACCTGTTGCAGGACCTGCCGATGCTGCGGGCCGAGCGGCGCTCAACCGTGCTTCCGGCCCGCGACCTGCTGGTAAAGTTGCTGCGCGAGCAGCTGCCGGAATGGAGGTTCGAGGTACCCGGCGGCGGACAGTTTCTGTGGGCCGAACTGCCGACCCGCAATGCCAGCGGCTTTACTCACGCCGCCCGCCGACAGGGTGTGCGGCTGTTCCCAGGAGCCTCGATGGGCGTGACCGACCTGCCGGATTCCTATCTGCGCCTGCCGTTCAGCGTGCCGCCAGAATATCTGCCGGAGGCGGTCGAGCGACTGGCCGTGGCGTGGCACAGTTTCCGTGAGCGCGGCGCGGGGGAACGGCTGGCCTAA
- a CDS encoding GAF domain-containing protein, with product MDLSAEIPSLGERLQDVTESLAAATTEQDVFDVVLQQALDALNALAGAVLLVSAGGTRLELAAMRGYLPDAKTVWQEGPLTADVPAGDALLRRQVLYFEHMGALQEAYPDLEERTGGVAAVASAVLPMFQGTEQLGCIVLDFREPHTFSPEEQRFLRTLSAQCGIALGRAHLTRDLEQRVMQRTAQLEVEMRAQAAFVAFTETVGTETGVMAIAQEAVRVLRIRFPGSSVMYFERGEVGTARGGREDSDLWKARLWSDDVQGELAARIQAGLSADLPLIRALLKTREAVFTDDWDAEREQIEHTQIFGTVGTYPLMLGGEMNGLLSVGRRDAPSWSERDRALLRAVGRSLTLALERAEQTQHLRRQNAELDARSRALDAFAELTRGLAVQSGPFAFVQRAQEVVVSLLPAGYSVYYEPSGEQWRNRMQVGAVGSQALQSFIDAGPLQGQTPSIDLPWSTRQALYQDMYVRGTDTPSEMVQHIHAVASLPVLVHGELVGVFVAVVFEQRAWTPTDRVVLETVVRSLGLALERAETVRQLDEERAALAAFTAFAEVVGSQTDVLTLVRQAADLMRGSRPVDVMYFVREGDVFRMQVWTDEVPRTLLERSGLTLTAQTFAQADREHDVVFLDNWDARSQGLPESALYSAVAFQPFFRGDTMTSILIMGSRSAAQWHERDKGIFRALGRSLNLALERAEQSQQLIAQRDALDARTQALTEANEELEAFAYSVSHDLRTPVRHINGFNHLLRRTLGDKLDDKAARYLDIVEDATARMNTLIDAMLNLSRTSRQPLRLGLVDMGALLESVQAELMVGELDRRVEWRFSMLPMVSADFDLLRQVMVNLLSNALKYTRTRQPAVIEVWADERETEWEFFVRDNGVGFDTRYKDKLFGVFQRLHRQDEFEGTGVGLANVRRIVARHGGQVSAQGALNEGATFSFTLSKGD from the coding sequence ATGGACCTTTCCGCTGAAATTCCCTCTCTGGGTGAGCGTCTTCAGGATGTAACCGAGAGTCTGGCTGCCGCCACCACCGAGCAGGACGTGTTCGATGTGGTGCTGCAACAGGCCCTCGACGCCCTGAATGCGCTGGCTGGCGCGGTGCTGCTCGTGTCTGCGGGCGGGACGCGGCTGGAACTCGCGGCGATGCGGGGGTATCTGCCGGATGCCAAGACGGTATGGCAGGAAGGCCCGCTGACGGCAGACGTACCCGCCGGAGACGCCCTGTTGCGCCGTCAGGTGCTGTACTTCGAGCATATGGGCGCACTTCAGGAGGCCTATCCCGATCTGGAAGAGCGTACCGGGGGCGTGGCAGCTGTGGCCTCTGCCGTGCTGCCGATGTTTCAGGGAACGGAGCAGCTCGGCTGTATCGTGCTGGACTTCCGCGAACCCCATACCTTCTCGCCCGAAGAGCAGCGGTTTCTGCGAACGCTCAGCGCACAGTGCGGTATTGCGCTGGGCCGTGCTCACCTGACCCGCGACCTGGAACAGCGGGTGATGCAGCGCACCGCACAGCTCGAAGTCGAGATGCGTGCTCAGGCCGCGTTCGTGGCGTTTACCGAAACGGTGGGCACCGAGACGGGCGTGATGGCGATTGCTCAGGAGGCGGTCCGGGTCCTGCGGATTCGCTTTCCGGGTTCGAGTGTCATGTATTTCGAGCGCGGCGAGGTCGGTACCGCCAGAGGCGGCAGGGAAGACAGCGACCTCTGGAAGGCGCGGCTGTGGAGCGACGACGTGCAGGGCGAGCTCGCGGCCCGCATTCAGGCCGGGCTCTCTGCCGACCTTCCGCTGATCCGGGCGCTGCTGAAGACCAGGGAAGCTGTGTTCACCGATGACTGGGACGCCGAGCGCGAGCAGATCGAGCACACGCAGATCTTCGGGACCGTAGGAACCTATCCGCTGATGCTCGGCGGCGAGATGAACGGCCTTCTGTCGGTCGGGCGCAGAGACGCACCCTCCTGGAGCGAGCGTGATAGAGCGCTGTTGCGGGCGGTCGGAAGAAGCCTGACGCTGGCGCTGGAGCGGGCCGAGCAGACCCAGCACCTCCGGCGGCAGAACGCCGAACTCGACGCCCGCAGCCGGGCACTGGACGCCTTTGCCGAGCTGACACGCGGGCTGGCGGTGCAGAGTGGACCGTTTGCCTTCGTGCAGCGGGCGCAGGAAGTCGTCGTGTCGCTGCTTCCGGCGGGCTACTCGGTGTATTACGAACCTTCCGGCGAGCAGTGGCGAAACCGGATGCAGGTGGGCGCAGTCGGCAGTCAGGCGCTCCAGTCGTTTATAGACGCGGGGCCGTTGCAGGGGCAGACACCCTCCATCGACCTCCCCTGGAGCACCCGGCAGGCACTGTATCAGGACATGTACGTCAGGGGCACCGACACTCCCAGCGAGATGGTGCAGCACATTCACGCGGTCGCCTCGCTGCCGGTGCTGGTGCACGGCGAGCTGGTCGGTGTCTTCGTCGCGGTGGTCTTCGAGCAGCGTGCCTGGACGCCGACCGACCGGGTGGTGCTCGAAACGGTCGTCCGCAGCCTCGGACTGGCCCTCGAACGCGCCGAAACTGTCCGCCAGCTCGACGAGGAGCGTGCCGCACTCGCGGCCTTCACCGCCTTTGCCGAAGTGGTCGGCTCTCAGACCGACGTGTTGACGCTGGTTCGTCAGGCCGCCGACCTGATGCGCGGCTCTCGCCCGGTGGACGTGATGTACTTCGTGCGTGAGGGCGACGTCTTCCGGATGCAGGTCTGGACGGACGAGGTTCCCAGGACGCTGCTGGAACGCTCGGGCCTTACGCTGACGGCGCAGACCTTCGCGCAGGCAGACCGCGAGCACGACGTGGTGTTTCTGGACAACTGGGATGCCCGGAGCCAGGGTCTGCCGGAATCGGCTCTGTACAGCGCCGTCGCGTTTCAGCCGTTTTTCCGGGGCGACACCATGACGAGCATCCTGATCATGGGATCGCGCAGTGCGGCTCAGTGGCACGAGCGCGACAAGGGAATCTTCCGTGCGCTGGGCCGCAGCCTGAATCTGGCGCTGGAGCGGGCCGAGCAGTCGCAACAGCTCATCGCCCAGCGGGACGCCCTCGACGCCCGCACTCAGGCGCTGACCGAGGCCAACGAGGAACTCGAAGCCTTCGCCTATTCGGTGTCGCACGACCTGCGTACTCCGGTGCGGCACATCAACGGGTTCAACCATCTGCTGCGCCGGACGCTGGGCGACAAGCTCGACGACAAGGCGGCCCGATATCTCGACATCGTTGAAGATGCCACCGCCCGCATGAACACGCTGATCGACGCCATGCTCAACCTCTCGCGCACCTCGCGTCAGCCGCTCAGGCTCGGGCTGGTGGATATGGGCGCGCTGCTGGAGAGTGTGCAGGCCGAGCTGATGGTAGGCGAACTCGACCGGCGGGTGGAGTGGCGCTTCAGTATGCTGCCGATGGTATCTGCCGATTTCGATCTGCTGCGGCAGGTGATGGTGAATCTGCTGTCCAACGCCCTGAAATACACCCGCACCCGCCAGCCTGCCGTGATCGAGGTCTGGGCCGACGAGCGCGAGACCGAGTGGGAATTCTTCGTGCGAGACAACGGTGTGGGCTTCGACACCCGCTACAAGGACAAGCTGTTCGGGGTGTTTCAGCGCCTGCACCGTCAGGACGAGTTCGAGGGAACCGGAGTGGGCCTCGCCAACGTGCGCCGAATCGTGGCGCGGCACGGCGGTCAGGTGTCGGCTCAGGGCGCACTGAACGAGGGCGCGACGTTCTCGTTTACCCTCTCGAAAGGGGATTAG
- a CDS encoding N-acetylmannosamine-6-phosphate 2-epimerase codes for MPPLLQHSDDSLLPGVLQALRGRLVVSCQANPGSPLRHPAIMAAMAQAAERGGAAGIRLQGFDDAAAIRAVTALPLIGLTKTDRPDTAIYITPTSAEAVRLADLGCEIVAIDATLRPRPEPFAEMVARVHAAGALVMADISTLEEARQAMQDGADLVSTTLSGYTPYSRQQEGPDWELMRDLHAQQLPFAAEGRLSTPQDAAQAMAHGAAFVVIGSAITRPDVVTGWYVNALKEPSRTGES; via the coding sequence ATGCCTCCTCTGCTTCAGCATTCGGACGATTCGCTGCTTCCCGGTGTCCTTCAGGCCCTGCGCGGCAGACTGGTGGTGTCCTGTCAGGCCAACCCTGGCAGCCCGCTGCGTCATCCCGCGATCATGGCGGCGATGGCTCAGGCCGCAGAGCGGGGCGGCGCAGCGGGGATTCGGCTTCAGGGCTTCGACGACGCGGCGGCGATCCGCGCTGTCACGGCGCTGCCCCTTATCGGTCTGACGAAGACCGACCGACCTGATACTGCCATCTACATCACGCCGACTTCGGCAGAGGCCGTGCGGCTGGCCGATCTCGGCTGTGAGATCGTCGCCATCGACGCCACGCTGCGCCCGCGCCCTGAGCCGTTTGCTGAGATGGTGGCCCGTGTCCACGCGGCGGGAGCGCTCGTCATGGCCGATATCAGCACGCTGGAGGAGGCGCGGCAGGCGATGCAGGACGGAGCCGATCTCGTCAGCACCACCCTGTCGGGCTACACGCCCTACAGCCGCCAGCAGGAAGGCCCCGACTGGGAGCTGATGCGCGACCTGCACGCCCAGCAGCTTCCCTTTGCTGCCGAGGGCCGCCTGAGTACGCCACAGGACGCGGCACAGGCGATGGCACACGGAGCGGCCTTCGTGGTCATCGGCTCGGCCATCACCCGGCCCGACGTCGTGACGGGCTGGTATGTGAACGCCCTGAAGGAACCCAGCCGAACCGGGGAGAGCTGA
- a CDS encoding ROK family protein, giving the protein MTDLPAADPSVSSPLLALDIGGTSIRAAQVVDGQIVRRLETRTPKPSTPGSVILAATELARPLAAECRALGVACAGAVAGGRVTATAAHTFPGWTDIPLSAELGEQLNLPCSALNDARAAAWGEYAAGAGWGSREFMFITVSTGVGAGLILDGRLHLAGNGLDAELGFVSVPALWHPGSDVPPLGQLVPLEFETSGTALNARAALHAHQNARALADAAEAGDVQADADYTRSAALIAWKVADLAAMLGITRAALGGSVGLRIGYLERVRSALAHFPERYQPQIVHAELGADAGLIGAALWAARLSSPTRQRS; this is encoded by the coding sequence ATGACCGATCTGCCCGCCGCCGACCCGAGTGTGAGTTCTCCCCTGCTGGCCCTGGACATCGGTGGTACGTCGATCCGGGCCGCGCAGGTCGTGGACGGACAGATCGTCCGGCGGCTCGAAACCCGCACGCCCAAGCCGTCCACGCCGGGCAGCGTGATCCTCGCGGCCACCGAACTGGCCCGTCCGCTGGCCGCCGAGTGCCGCGCCCTGGGGGTCGCCTGTGCCGGAGCGGTGGCCGGTGGGCGCGTGACCGCCACTGCCGCCCACACCTTTCCCGGCTGGACCGATATTCCTCTGAGCGCGGAACTGGGCGAGCAGCTGAACCTGCCCTGCTCGGCGCTCAACGATGCCCGCGCCGCCGCCTGGGGCGAATACGCGGCGGGAGCAGGCTGGGGCAGCCGTGAATTCATGTTCATCACGGTCAGTACCGGGGTGGGCGCGGGACTGATTCTGGACGGGCGACTGCATCTGGCAGGCAACGGCCTGGATGCCGAACTGGGCTTTGTGAGCGTGCCCGCCCTCTGGCACCCCGGCAGCGATGTGCCGCCGCTCGGCCAACTGGTGCCGCTGGAATTCGAGACCAGCGGCACCGCTCTGAATGCCCGCGCCGCCCTGCATGCCCACCAGAACGCCCGCGCCCTGGCCGACGCCGCCGAAGCCGGAGACGTGCAGGCGGACGCCGATTACACCCGCAGTGCCGCCCTGATCGCCTGGAAGGTGGCAGACCTGGCGGCGATGCTGGGAATCACCCGCGCCGCACTGGGCGGCAGCGTCGGCCTGCGGATCGGGTATCTGGAGCGCGTCCGGAGTGCCCTGGCGCACTTTCCCGAGCGGTATCAGCCGCAGATCGTCCATGCCGAACTGGGGGCCGACGCCGGACTGATCGGGGCCGCGCTGTGGGCCGCCCGGCTCAGTTCTCCGACCCGTCAGCGCTCGTAG
- a CDS encoding TIGR00266 family protein, which translates to MIPELPNPAEVNGTARSGMTYRIFGTVQPTLIVDVDSRHNMISDAGGMSWMSASVEMTTGAPGGLLAGLARMVSGGTLFMITFNTRTEGQIAFAADFPGKIVPMELDAGESIIMHKHAFLASEASVQLAVTFTRRFGAGLVGGDGFVLQKVTGPGMAFAELDGDAIEYNLQVGETLLVEPGHLAMFDPSVNFDIQMMKGIRNLIFSGEALFFARLQGPGRVWLNSMTASKVAHRIGEYLPSSGS; encoded by the coding sequence ATGATTCCAGAACTGCCCAATCCGGCGGAAGTGAACGGCACGGCCCGCAGCGGCATGACCTACCGCATCTTCGGCACCGTGCAGCCGACGCTGATCGTGGATGTCGATTCCCGTCACAACATGATCAGCGATGCGGGCGGCATGTCTTGGATGAGCGCCAGCGTGGAGATGACCACCGGAGCGCCGGGCGGCCTGCTGGCGGGGCTGGCCCGCATGGTCAGCGGCGGCACGCTGTTCATGATCACCTTCAACACCCGCACCGAAGGCCAGATCGCCTTTGCTGCCGACTTTCCGGGCAAGATCGTGCCGATGGAACTCGATGCGGGCGAGAGCATCATCATGCACAAGCACGCCTTTCTCGCCTCGGAAGCGAGCGTTCAACTCGCCGTCACCTTCACGCGCCGCTTCGGGGCCGGACTGGTGGGCGGCGACGGATTCGTGTTGCAGAAGGTGACCGGGCCGGGCATGGCGTTTGCCGAGCTGGACGGCGACGCCATCGAGTACAACCTCCAGGTAGGCGAGACGCTGCTGGTCGAGCCGGGCCATCTGGCGATGTTCGATCCGAGCGTCAACTTCGATATCCAGATGATGAAAGGCATTCGCAACCTGATCTTCTCGGGCGAGGCGCTGTTTTTCGCACGCCTCCAGGGGCCGGGCCGGGTCTGGCTGAACAGCATGACCGCCAGCAAGGTCGCCCACCGCATCGGTGAATACCTGCCCAGCAGCGGCAGCTGA